From a single Methylacidiphilum kamchatkense Kam1 genomic region:
- the trxB gene encoding thioredoxin-disulfide reductase, producing MEEVIIIGSGCAGWTAAIYLARAKLSPLLVTGSEPGGLLTTTTLVENYPGFPLGIQGPELMEAMRKQAERFGTRVKYLSVVTDFQCNGKIKRVKIDDEWLETKAVVIAVGARPRKLSVPGESELETKGVSYCATCDGALPVFRNQPLVVVGGGDSACEEALYLTRFASVVYLIHRRDALRASSIMAERVLNEPKIKVIWNSVIEKVLDPKEDRVTGVLLRNVKEGTTNLLECRGLFVAIGHVPNTQIFEGKIELDEKKLIKTTEGTKTSVAGVFACGDCVDGVYRQAVTAAGMGCMAAIDAERYLREKSI from the coding sequence ATGGAAGAAGTAATCATTATAGGTTCAGGATGTGCTGGTTGGACAGCGGCCATTTATCTTGCACGAGCCAAGCTTTCCCCTCTCCTCGTTACGGGCAGTGAACCAGGCGGGCTTTTGACAACAACAACTCTTGTTGAAAATTATCCTGGCTTTCCTTTAGGAATACAGGGGCCAGAACTAATGGAAGCGATGAGAAAACAGGCCGAAAGATTTGGAACCAGGGTCAAATATCTTTCCGTAGTAACCGATTTTCAGTGTAATGGAAAAATAAAGAGAGTCAAAATAGATGATGAATGGCTTGAAACAAAAGCAGTAGTTATTGCAGTTGGGGCGAGACCTAGAAAACTTTCTGTTCCTGGTGAATCTGAACTTGAAACAAAAGGTGTTAGTTATTGCGCAACGTGTGATGGGGCATTGCCCGTTTTTAGAAACCAACCTCTTGTGGTAGTAGGTGGAGGAGATTCAGCTTGTGAGGAAGCCCTTTATCTAACCCGATTTGCTTCAGTCGTTTATCTGATACATAGAAGAGATGCCCTGAGAGCCTCATCTATTATGGCTGAACGCGTACTGAATGAACCAAAAATAAAAGTGATATGGAATAGCGTCATTGAGAAAGTTTTAGATCCAAAAGAGGATAGAGTTACCGGTGTTTTGTTGAGAAATGTGAAAGAAGGAACAACCAACTTATTGGAATGTCGAGGCCTTTTTGTAGCCATTGGACATGTACCAAACACGCAAATTTTTGAAGGAAAAATAGAACTGGACGAAAAAAAGCTCATTAAAACCACCGAAGGAACTAAAACAAGTGTGGCTGGAGTATTTGCCTGCGGCGATTGTGTAGATGGTGTTTACAGACAAGCCGTCACCGCTGCTGGCATGGGTTGTATGGCTGCCATAGACGCTGAAAGATATTTAAGAGAGAAAAGTATCTAA
- the sucD gene encoding succinate--CoA ligase subunit alpha — MAILLRKTDRVVVQGITGKYGAFHTRLCMEYGTKITAGVTPGKGGEFFENNVPIFDTLKEAKEKTDCNVALIFVPAPFAADAMVEAVDCQMDLIICITEGIPTFDMAKVKRLLFQENTRLVGPNCPGIITPGESKAGIMPGYIHKPGKVGVVSRSGTLTYEAVWQLTQLGLGQSSCVGIGGDPIHGLSIREVVELFWEDPQTEAVLIIGEIGGVEEQEAAKWIKENPKKPVAAFVAGLTAPVGKRMGHAGAIILGQSGTVAAKIEAFKEAGIKVIPSVSEIGRGVYAAIEEWKDKK; from the coding sequence ATGGCTATTCTGCTAAGAAAAACAGATCGAGTAGTTGTTCAAGGGATTACTGGAAAATACGGAGCGTTTCATACGCGACTCTGTATGGAATATGGGACAAAGATAACCGCAGGGGTAACCCCAGGAAAAGGGGGAGAATTTTTCGAAAATAATGTCCCTATTTTCGATACGCTTAAGGAAGCAAAAGAAAAAACGGATTGCAATGTTGCTCTCATTTTTGTTCCAGCTCCTTTTGCCGCTGATGCGATGGTGGAAGCTGTAGATTGTCAGATGGATCTCATTATATGTATTACGGAGGGAATCCCAACCTTTGATATGGCAAAAGTCAAGCGTCTACTCTTTCAAGAAAATACCCGACTTGTTGGTCCTAATTGTCCTGGAATAATTACTCCGGGAGAATCAAAAGCAGGCATTATGCCTGGATACATTCATAAGCCGGGAAAGGTAGGGGTTGTTTCAAGGAGTGGCACCTTAACCTATGAAGCGGTATGGCAACTAACACAGTTAGGATTAGGACAGAGTAGTTGCGTAGGCATAGGTGGAGATCCGATTCATGGCCTGTCCATTCGGGAAGTTGTGGAACTGTTTTGGGAAGACCCACAGACAGAAGCGGTTCTTATTATTGGAGAAATTGGAGGGGTGGAAGAACAAGAAGCCGCCAAGTGGATAAAAGAAAATCCAAAGAAACCCGTGGCAGCTTTTGTTGCTGGTCTTACAGCTCCTGTCGGTAAAAGGATGGGACATGCCGGGGCAATTATTCTTGGACAGTCAGGAACTGTTGCGGCTAAAATTGAGGCATTTAAGGAGGCTGGAATAAAAGTTATCCCCTCTGTGTCTGAAATAGGCAGAGGAGTGTATGCGGCGATAGAGGAATGGAAAGATAAAAAGTGA
- the aroA gene encoding 3-phosphoshikimate 1-carboxyvinyltransferase, translated as MANTNSYLIVEPAAFIKGEVRVPGDKSISHRAVMLASLARGKSTIRNFLPSEDCLCTLRAFEAMGVSVEKQGKTHLTIEGRSGVLSPPFEAIDCGNSGTMMRLLAGILSAQPFYSKLIGDYSLSKRPMSRIIEPLRMMGAKIRADGPKDTPPLIIEPSTLKGIDYRLPIPSAQVKSCILLAGLFASGITRIIEPVASRDHTERLLEQFGVRTIREKGEIILHGGMKLEATDIEVPGDFSSAAFWIGAAAAIPHSELRVRSIGLNPTRTGLLNILLRMGAQIEESIESYSKGEPIGSLWVRGNKLRATVIQGEEIVGVIDEIPILAVVGALADGVTEIRNAQELRVKESDRIKAIVTNLRAFGVEVEELVDGMRIKGKNTVQAARVESFGDHRIAMAFSILALRANKASRIDDVDCIATSYPGFQEDLRALTQSSTEGWVEETKKIKQFIMGSQKIAKATELGKKELPYPVITIDGTTASGKSTVAKEIAKVLGFTYFNTGALYRSVTWKILALGYDVHDEEKVVEACRRLNLRCVIQKEDSFSQASILVDDQQPTEKELRSSEVNEAVSIVASYRKVREWLLPFQRELAYKEPLVVEGRDIGTVVFPESPYKFFLDANLEEREKRREEQGERDNVAQRDRLDISRSSAPLLCPADAVKLDTTKLSAQKVVEKILDILWKKGLTISRVKTD; from the coding sequence ATGGCTAATACGAATTCTTATCTTATAGTAGAGCCGGCTGCTTTTATTAAAGGGGAAGTAAGGGTACCAGGCGATAAAAGCATCAGTCATAGGGCGGTGATGCTTGCCTCTTTAGCTAGAGGCAAAAGCACCATCCGCAATTTTCTTCCTTCTGAAGACTGCTTATGCACTCTAAGAGCCTTTGAGGCGATGGGTGTAAGTGTAGAAAAACAAGGGAAAACACATCTGACCATTGAGGGAAGGTCTGGAGTCCTTTCTCCTCCTTTTGAAGCCATTGATTGTGGTAATTCTGGAACGATGATGCGACTGCTTGCTGGCATCCTTTCGGCTCAGCCTTTTTACTCTAAGCTTATAGGAGACTACTCTCTTTCTAAGAGGCCTATGAGTAGGATTATAGAACCTCTCCGAATGATGGGAGCAAAAATTCGAGCCGATGGACCTAAGGATACCCCGCCACTTATCATAGAACCATCCACTCTCAAAGGCATTGACTATCGGTTACCCATACCAAGTGCTCAAGTCAAATCCTGTATTTTGCTTGCAGGTCTTTTTGCTTCGGGAATTACTCGGATTATCGAACCGGTAGCAAGTAGAGACCATACCGAAAGACTGCTTGAACAATTCGGAGTGCGAACAATTAGAGAAAAGGGAGAGATTATTCTGCATGGAGGAATGAAATTAGAGGCTACCGATATAGAGGTGCCTGGAGATTTTTCATCAGCCGCCTTTTGGATTGGTGCTGCTGCGGCTATCCCTCATTCCGAGCTAAGAGTGCGCTCTATTGGTTTGAATCCAACCCGAACAGGATTGTTAAATATTCTTCTTAGAATGGGAGCGCAAATTGAAGAATCTATAGAATCTTATTCGAAAGGAGAGCCTATAGGCAGTCTTTGGGTACGTGGCAATAAATTGAGGGCAACGGTTATTCAAGGAGAAGAGATTGTTGGGGTGATCGATGAAATTCCCATTTTAGCAGTGGTCGGAGCTTTGGCCGATGGAGTAACGGAAATTCGAAATGCTCAGGAATTAAGAGTTAAAGAATCAGACAGAATCAAAGCAATTGTAACCAATCTAAGAGCCTTTGGAGTGGAGGTAGAAGAGTTAGTAGATGGGATGAGGATCAAAGGGAAGAATACAGTGCAAGCAGCAAGAGTAGAAAGTTTTGGAGATCATCGGATTGCCATGGCTTTTTCTATTCTTGCGTTGAGAGCAAACAAGGCTTCTAGAATAGATGACGTGGACTGTATTGCTACTTCTTATCCAGGCTTTCAGGAAGATTTACGGGCCTTGACCCAATCTTCTACTGAAGGCTGGGTGGAAGAAACTAAAAAAATCAAACAATTTATTATGGGATCCCAAAAAATTGCCAAAGCTACGGAGCTTGGGAAAAAAGAACTGCCTTATCCTGTCATTACTATTGACGGGACAACGGCTTCCGGTAAAAGCACGGTCGCTAAAGAAATAGCCAAGGTGCTCGGATTTACTTATTTTAACACAGGGGCCCTTTACCGTTCAGTAACCTGGAAAATTCTCGCTTTGGGATACGATGTTCATGACGAGGAGAAGGTCGTCGAAGCTTGCCGAAGGTTAAACTTACGATGTGTTATTCAAAAAGAGGACTCTTTTTCTCAGGCTTCTATACTAGTAGATGACCAACAACCTACAGAGAAAGAGCTTCGGAGTTCAGAAGTAAATGAAGCTGTTTCGATTGTTGCTTCTTATCGAAAAGTCAGAGAATGGCTATTGCCTTTTCAAAGAGAACTTGCTTATAAGGAGCCATTGGTGGTGGAGGGCAGGGATATTGGTACGGTGGTTTTCCCTGAGAGCCCTTATAAGTTTTTTCTTGATGCTAATTTGGAAGAAAGAGAAAAGAGGAGAGAAGAACAAGGTGAAAGAGATAATGTGGCCCAAAGAGATAGATTGGATATATCAAGAAGTTCTGCTCCATTACTCTGCCCTGCGGATGCTGTGAAATTAGATACTACAAAGCTTTCTGCTCAGAAAGTGGTCGAAAAAATTCTCGATATTCTTTGGAAAAAAGGATTAACTATTTCCAGAGTGAAAACGGATTGA
- a CDS encoding lysophospholipid acyltransferase family protein, which translates to MKKGYALARLLTLGFLKLFFDFKVYGQENIPSFPVLIVANHCSYLDPPIVGCAFQKEIYFVARKTLFDNFLLGKLIGYLNTIPLDRDKPEVGSFRLILDLFKKEKSILIFPEGTRSPSGTLQKAAPGVGYIAAKAKVAVLPIRIFGSFEAFPRTAKIPKPHPIRVVIGKHYWPMACPSGLSKKSYYQSVADEMMEKIASLHFDVKMDSVQKDLLV; encoded by the coding sequence GTGAAAAAAGGTTATGCGCTTGCCCGTCTTCTGACTTTAGGTTTTTTAAAACTCTTTTTTGATTTTAAAGTCTATGGACAGGAAAATATCCCCTCTTTTCCAGTATTGATTGTAGCAAATCATTGTAGCTATCTTGACCCACCCATTGTGGGCTGTGCTTTTCAAAAAGAAATTTACTTTGTTGCCAGGAAAACTTTGTTTGACAACTTCCTACTTGGAAAACTTATTGGCTATTTAAACACAATACCTCTTGATCGAGATAAACCGGAAGTGGGCTCGTTTCGGCTCATTCTAGATCTTTTTAAAAAAGAAAAGTCCATCCTTATTTTTCCAGAAGGAACGCGGAGCCCTTCAGGAACTTTGCAAAAAGCTGCTCCAGGGGTGGGATATATCGCTGCAAAAGCGAAAGTGGCTGTGTTGCCCATAAGGATATTTGGTTCTTTTGAGGCCTTTCCAAGGACAGCTAAAATTCCAAAGCCTCATCCGATCAGGGTAGTCATAGGTAAGCATTATTGGCCTATGGCTTGCCCTTCTGGACTTTCTAAGAAATCGTACTACCAGAGTGTCGCTGATGAAATGATGGAAAAAATAGCATCCCTCCACTTCGATGTTAAAATGGATTCTGTACAAAAGGATTTGCTTGTCTAA
- a CDS encoding FeoA family protein, producing MIEKERKANSDRKNTISLAEADIGSIFYVHSIEGNAVECHRLRELGFCEKAEVVKIAHGAMTVCLVCGSKIGLNKVLAKRIFVTSAKKDSAI from the coding sequence ATGATTGAAAAAGAAAGGAAAGCTAACAGCGATAGGAAAAATACTATTTCTCTAGCCGAAGCGGATATTGGCTCTATCTTTTATGTCCATTCGATAGAGGGAAACGCCGTCGAATGTCATCGGCTTAGGGAGTTGGGATTTTGCGAAAAGGCAGAAGTCGTAAAGATTGCTCATGGAGCGATGACGGTTTGTTTGGTTTGTGGCTCGAAGATAGGGCTAAACAAGGTATTAGCAAAAAGAATCTTCGTTACTTCTGCCAAAAAAGATTCGGCTATTTAA
- the feoB gene encoding ferrous iron transport protein B has protein sequence MALVKKDERVFKSDSASKLFTFALVGNPNSGKTTLFNALTGLRQKIANYPGVTIEKKVGIFYTLYGEKCQLIDLPGTYSLLPNSPDEKITTEVLLGLREDTPKPDGIICIVDASNLERSLYLVSQILELDRPVVIVLNMIDELAAKGWEVDCRVLSQKFNCPVVPCQANKKNGIVQLKTVLSKEIARSKPFVLNYPDFIQEEITTLENQSEIQGIGPISKIMLLLLLLSPDPETTAKLFRMDFLIQPVKRAQEKIGKLKPNWRDAVVRERFLTLQHLVKGAVKKGVHLSRGLSDMIDRYVAHPFWGWLIFSMAMALMFLAVFGMGSYPKDLIDAGMRAISEKFQAVFPPGELRDLISQGIIGGAGNVVVFLPQILVLFFFIGLLEDTGYMARAAFLMDKLMNAVGLHGKSFLPLLSSHACAIPGILAARTIDNPKDRLLTILIAPFASCSARLPVYVLMCGVLFSQHSHPVLWSSFTIFFLYILGIGGAFFFAWIFKKTLFKGKQSFLLLELPPYRRPSIKSIGLQMYERALAFLKRAGTIIVSVSILLWFLTSHPKFPGESSSQALSHSFAGRIGHFLEPVIKPLGFNWKIGVGLLSAQAAREMFVSTMGVIYTGEETKENILPLAQAMRKDKWPDGKEVFSPLTCFSLMIYFAFSLQCLSTVAVVRRETGSWKWALFQFAYMTSFAYFCAFLFYQIGLLLGFS, from the coding sequence ATGGCATTGGTAAAAAAAGATGAGCGGGTTTTCAAATCAGATTCAGCCAGTAAGCTTTTCACTTTTGCTCTTGTAGGCAATCCAAACAGTGGAAAAACCACTTTATTTAACGCTCTGACAGGCTTAAGGCAAAAGATTGCAAATTATCCGGGCGTTACCATTGAAAAAAAAGTGGGGATTTTTTACACTCTTTATGGAGAAAAATGCCAACTGATCGATCTACCGGGAACTTATAGCCTTCTGCCTAATTCTCCTGACGAGAAAATCACGACTGAAGTGCTTTTAGGTTTGAGAGAAGACACTCCTAAACCTGACGGCATTATCTGTATTGTTGATGCTTCCAATTTGGAAAGAAGTTTGTATCTAGTTAGCCAAATTCTGGAATTGGACAGACCTGTAGTCATCGTCCTCAATATGATCGACGAACTTGCGGCCAAAGGGTGGGAAGTGGATTGTCGGGTACTTTCCCAAAAGTTTAACTGTCCTGTGGTTCCCTGCCAGGCAAATAAAAAGAACGGTATCGTTCAGTTAAAAACGGTGTTAAGTAAAGAAATCGCTCGCTCGAAACCTTTTGTTCTGAATTATCCAGATTTTATACAGGAAGAAATTACGACCCTTGAAAATCAGAGTGAAATTCAGGGAATTGGCCCAATTAGTAAAATAATGCTTCTTCTTCTTTTGCTTTCTCCAGATCCTGAAACAACAGCAAAGTTGTTTCGTATGGATTTTCTCATTCAGCCAGTAAAACGGGCTCAGGAAAAAATCGGGAAATTAAAGCCCAACTGGAGGGATGCCGTGGTTAGGGAAAGATTCCTAACTTTGCAGCATCTTGTGAAAGGTGCTGTCAAAAAAGGGGTACATCTTTCTAGAGGCTTAAGTGATATGATCGACCGTTATGTGGCACACCCCTTTTGGGGATGGTTGATCTTTTCTATGGCGATGGCATTGATGTTCCTAGCGGTTTTTGGGATGGGATCTTATCCAAAAGACTTAATAGATGCAGGAATGAGAGCTATTTCAGAAAAGTTTCAAGCGGTTTTCCCTCCTGGAGAACTAAGGGATCTTATAAGTCAGGGAATCATTGGAGGAGCTGGCAATGTAGTTGTCTTTTTGCCTCAGATCCTTGTGCTATTTTTCTTCATTGGCTTATTAGAAGATACGGGCTATATGGCTAGAGCAGCCTTTTTAATGGATAAACTCATGAATGCGGTAGGTCTTCATGGCAAATCTTTTTTGCCTTTACTTAGCAGTCATGCCTGTGCGATTCCAGGGATCCTTGCTGCTAGGACAATAGACAATCCTAAAGATAGGCTTTTGACTATCCTCATAGCTCCTTTTGCTAGTTGTTCAGCTCGCCTTCCCGTTTATGTTCTTATGTGTGGTGTGCTCTTTTCTCAACATTCCCATCCAGTTTTATGGAGTTCCTTTACTATTTTCTTTCTCTATATTTTGGGTATAGGAGGGGCTTTTTTCTTTGCCTGGATCTTTAAAAAGACTCTCTTTAAAGGCAAACAGTCCTTTTTACTTTTGGAATTACCCCCCTATCGTCGCCCATCAATAAAGTCGATTGGCTTACAAATGTATGAAAGGGCCTTAGCATTTCTCAAAAGGGCCGGAACGATCATTGTTTCGGTTTCTATTCTGTTGTGGTTTTTAACCTCTCATCCAAAATTTCCTGGAGAGTCTTCTTCCCAAGCACTTTCACATAGCTTTGCTGGGAGAATAGGACATTTTCTTGAGCCAGTCATTAAACCTCTAGGTTTTAATTGGAAAATTGGCGTAGGGCTCTTAAGTGCCCAGGCAGCCAGGGAAATGTTCGTCAGCACCATGGGGGTAATTTATACAGGAGAGGAAACCAAGGAGAATATTCTTCCTTTGGCTCAAGCTATGCGCAAGGATAAATGGCCAGATGGGAAAGAAGTGTTCAGTCCTTTAACTTGTTTTTCTTTGATGATCTATTTTGCATTTTCCTTGCAATGTTTAAGTACTGTTGCTGTTGTGAGACGAGAAACAGGTTCCTGGAAATGGGCGCTTTTTCAGTTTGCTTATATGACTTCCTTTGCTTATTTTTGTGCTTTCCTATTTTATCAAATAGGTTTATTATTAGGTTTTAGTTAA
- a CDS encoding 30S ribosomal protein S1 produces the protein MAEMTLASIPDFVEGSIVKGRVVDKNSKEVVVDIGYKSEGIIPLSEFEEPESIQVGQEIEVLLESLENEEGMVVLSRQKAAQKQNWDKILKTFEEGGTITGKVKQVVKGGLMLNIGVEAFLPASQIDVVPPKNLKEYEGATLTCKIVKISEERKNVVLSRREIVEAERNQKRLQFLEKVHVGDLVKGVVKNVTDFGAFIDLDGIDGLIHITDMSWGRINHPSEILKVGQEIEVVVIDVDREKERVSLGLKQKTPNPWENIEEKYPVGTKVKGKVVNLAPYGAFIELEPGIEGLVHISEISWTQKITKPSEVLSMGQEVEAMVLDINKAEQKLSLSLKALEVNPWDKASELYPPGTIVKGKVKNFSAYGAYVELENALDGFIHVNDLSWTRKINHPSEVLKKGEEIEAKVLEIDKTNQKILLGIKQLTEDPWKEIEKKYKVGEIVSGKVSKIASFGAFIQLADEIDGLVHISQISADRVAKVKDVLKVGQEVSARIIKIDKEERRIGLSIKALHYTPEQLEKEREKMEFSRPAEELGSLEDAFSKAEEDYRPGESKKKS, from the coding sequence ATGGCAGAAATGACTTTAGCGTCGATTCCTGATTTTGTAGAAGGTAGCATTGTCAAAGGAAGGGTTGTAGACAAAAATTCTAAGGAAGTGGTTGTAGATATTGGCTACAAGTCCGAAGGTATCATTCCCCTAAGCGAATTTGAAGAGCCTGAATCGATACAGGTTGGACAAGAAATAGAAGTTTTATTGGAGAGCTTGGAAAATGAAGAGGGGATGGTTGTCCTTTCTAGGCAAAAAGCAGCACAGAAACAGAATTGGGATAAGATCTTAAAAACATTTGAAGAAGGTGGGACGATTACTGGAAAAGTTAAACAGGTTGTTAAAGGAGGATTAATGTTGAACATTGGAGTGGAGGCCTTTTTGCCTGCTTCTCAGATCGATGTAGTCCCGCCCAAAAATTTGAAGGAATATGAAGGAGCTACTTTAACCTGCAAAATCGTCAAAATTAGCGAAGAAAGAAAGAATGTCGTTTTATCAAGAAGAGAAATCGTAGAAGCAGAGAGAAATCAAAAAAGACTTCAATTTTTGGAAAAAGTCCATGTTGGGGATCTTGTAAAAGGAGTAGTCAAAAACGTTACGGATTTTGGAGCTTTTATTGATTTGGATGGCATTGATGGGCTTATCCATATTACAGATATGAGCTGGGGTCGTATCAATCACCCTTCTGAAATTCTTAAAGTAGGTCAAGAAATCGAGGTGGTTGTCATCGATGTGGATAGAGAAAAGGAAAGGGTTTCTCTTGGACTAAAACAGAAAACGCCAAATCCCTGGGAAAATATAGAGGAAAAATATCCTGTAGGCACAAAGGTCAAAGGGAAAGTAGTCAATCTTGCTCCTTATGGAGCCTTTATAGAACTTGAACCTGGAATTGAAGGGTTGGTGCATATTTCAGAAATATCATGGACACAAAAGATAACAAAACCAAGTGAAGTCCTTTCTATGGGGCAAGAAGTAGAAGCGATGGTGCTTGATATAAACAAGGCAGAACAGAAGCTTTCTTTAAGTCTAAAGGCTTTGGAAGTAAATCCATGGGATAAAGCCTCTGAACTTTATCCTCCTGGTACCATCGTCAAAGGTAAAGTGAAGAACTTTTCAGCTTATGGTGCCTATGTTGAATTGGAAAATGCTTTAGATGGTTTCATTCATGTCAATGACTTGTCATGGACAAGAAAAATCAACCATCCTTCAGAAGTCCTTAAAAAAGGGGAAGAAATAGAAGCAAAGGTGCTAGAGATTGATAAAACCAATCAGAAAATCCTTCTTGGAATCAAGCAGTTGACAGAAGATCCATGGAAAGAAATTGAAAAGAAATACAAGGTAGGAGAAATAGTTAGCGGAAAAGTGAGTAAAATTGCTAGTTTTGGTGCATTTATTCAACTTGCTGATGAAATCGATGGACTAGTACATATCTCTCAGATAAGTGCGGATCGGGTAGCTAAAGTGAAGGACGTGCTGAAGGTTGGTCAAGAGGTGAGTGCTAGAATAATTAAAATTGATAAAGAGGAACGTCGCATTGGTCTTTCTATTAAAGCACTTCATTATACCCCTGAACAGCTTGAAAAAGAAAGAGAAAAGATGGAGTTTAGTAGGCCAGCTGAAGAGCTTGGATCTTTAGAAGATGCATTCAGCAAAGCAGAAGAAGATTATCGGCCTGGAGAATCAAAAAAGAAAAGTTAA
- a CDS encoding cytochrome c oxidase subunit II, whose protein sequence is MEKLEKIYVWLAVGILLAFIVALIYASVILAVRVPTDVGQIVPNPGEALASATMRTPPFDQPGVQEVAPGKYKVVVLGQAWMFNPPSIELPLGADVTFYGTSLDIDHGFFIPNTDVNMMLLPGQVSILRHKFDKAGVYRIICHEYCGTLHHLMTGTITVK, encoded by the coding sequence ATGGAAAAACTAGAAAAAATTTATGTCTGGCTTGCAGTAGGCATACTTTTGGCTTTCATAGTAGCTCTTATTTATGCCTCGGTAATTTTGGCTGTTAGGGTTCCTACTGATGTTGGTCAGATCGTTCCAAATCCTGGAGAGGCTTTGGCTTCGGCAACTATGCGAACCCCACCATTTGATCAGCCAGGAGTTCAGGAAGTGGCTCCTGGAAAATATAAAGTCGTGGTGCTCGGACAAGCCTGGATGTTTAATCCTCCTTCAATAGAACTTCCCCTAGGGGCTGATGTTACCTTCTATGGGACTAGTTTGGATATCGATCATGGTTTTTTCATTCCTAATACAGATGTGAATATGATGCTTTTACCTGGACAGGTTTCTATCCTTAGGCACAAATTTGATAAAGCTGGAGTTTATCGAATTATTTGTCATGAGTACTGTGGTACCCTGCACCATCTCATGACTGGAACTATTACTGTAAAATAA
- a CDS encoding cbb3-type cytochrome c oxidase subunit I: protein MSAIVQAQTEVVQDPKHFELSPANRRWILWFILFGFAALAFGVFQGFVQGLNYAGISLFTFLPGMKTYYEGLTAHGVLNAFIFTFAEANGWLSLTTARALGRNLNSKLLALSFVLLVLGTVFAGIPIFLGKASVLYTFYPPLRAHWAFYFGIALAVVSTWIISAAQLWALAEWRKEHKGERIPLMAYVSIMTYIMWDISSLGAASEDLFLLLPWSLNLLPGSDPLLSRVLFWYTGHQIVYYWLLPAYVSWYIFIPRMVGGKLFSDSLARIAFIMFVVLVPVGFHHQYTDPGVGNYYKIAVLFLTFGIAFPSLLTAFSIMYALEIGGRANGGKGILGWFLKLPWTNPAVSAQVLAMIAFLPGGITGIMNASYNMNLLVHNTTFVPGHFHLTLGSAVTLSYFGIAYWLIPYLTGRKLVLEKIAKWQPWVYFLGILIFARGEISGGILGMPRRTALAIINYEPLPGWKLAGALTGIGGTIMFIGCVLFFLVIFFTLMQGKKMESTGDLPFTETYLGAAPSGWQLILDKLSYWVLLSFILIALVYGPFLLTHLPPKLTSPPFQGF from the coding sequence ATGAGCGCTATTGTTCAAGCCCAAACTGAAGTGGTCCAAGACCCAAAACATTTTGAACTTTCCCCTGCAAACCGCCGCTGGATCTTATGGTTTATCCTTTTTGGTTTCGCTGCGCTAGCCTTTGGGGTTTTTCAGGGTTTTGTCCAAGGATTGAATTATGCAGGGATTAGCCTTTTTACGTTTTTGCCTGGGATGAAAACCTATTATGAAGGGTTGACAGCCCATGGAGTGCTTAATGCTTTTATATTCACTTTTGCTGAAGCCAATGGATGGCTTTCTTTGACCACGGCTAGAGCTTTAGGCAGGAACCTAAACTCAAAATTACTTGCTTTGTCTTTTGTATTATTGGTGTTGGGAACAGTGTTTGCTGGAATTCCTATATTTCTTGGCAAGGCCAGTGTGCTTTATACTTTCTATCCGCCGTTACGAGCCCATTGGGCATTTTATTTTGGAATTGCGCTAGCGGTAGTTAGTACTTGGATTATTTCCGCTGCCCAACTATGGGCTCTAGCAGAATGGAGAAAGGAACATAAAGGAGAGAGGATTCCTCTCATGGCTTATGTTTCAATAATGACCTATATCATGTGGGATATTTCTTCTTTGGGCGCAGCAAGTGAGGATCTTTTCCTTTTGCTCCCTTGGTCTTTGAATCTCCTTCCAGGTTCTGATCCACTTTTGAGCCGAGTACTCTTTTGGTATACGGGCCATCAGATCGTCTACTATTGGTTACTTCCTGCTTATGTTTCATGGTACATCTTCATTCCCAGGATGGTTGGTGGTAAGCTCTTCAGTGACTCTCTTGCTCGAATTGCCTTTATTATGTTTGTGGTCCTGGTACCTGTAGGATTCCACCATCAATATACTGATCCAGGGGTAGGTAATTACTATAAGATTGCCGTCCTATTCCTCACCTTTGGGATAGCTTTCCCTAGTCTCCTTACCGCATTTTCTATCATGTATGCCTTAGAAATTGGAGGCAGAGCCAATGGAGGAAAGGGGATACTTGGTTGGTTCTTAAAACTGCCATGGACCAACCCTGCTGTGAGCGCTCAGGTCTTGGCCATGATCGCTTTTTTGCCTGGAGGAATAACTGGAATCATGAATGCTAGCTATAATATGAATCTTCTGGTCCACAATACGACTTTTGTTCCTGGGCATTTCCACCTTACCCTTGGTTCGGCCGTTACTCTTTCTTACTTTGGAATCGCTTATTGGCTTATTCCTTATTTAACAGGGAGGAAGTTAGTATTAGAAAAAATCGCAAAATGGCAGCCGTGGGTGTATTTTCTTGGTATATTGATTTTTGCACGAGGCGAGATTTCTGGTGGAATACTGGGTATGCCAAGAAGAACTGCTTTAGCTATTATCAATTATGAGCCTTTACCGGGCTGGAAACTGGCCGGTGCGCTGACTGGAATTGGTGGGACCATTATGTTCATTGGCTGTGTGCTTTTCTTTCTCGTTATTTTCTTTACTTTGATGCAAGGCAAAAAAATGGAAAGCACAGGGGATTTGCCCTTTACTGAAACCTACCTTGGGGCTGCTCCATCAGGGTGGCAACTGATACTCGATAAACTCTCTTATTGGGTTTTACTCTCTTTTATTTTAATTGCTTTGGTCTACGGTCCTTTCTTGCTTACACACCTGCCGCCAAAATTAACTTCTCCACCTTTTCAGGGATTCTGA